In one window of Nicotiana tabacum cultivar K326 chromosome 12, ASM71507v2, whole genome shotgun sequence DNA:
- the LOC142167241 gene encoding uncharacterized protein LOC142167241, with protein MVTVEQNQDFMKQPTKYEVKKAMFRLNGVSARGPDGFTGKCFHCCWDIIGYDVYNMVFSRVIDERLAPLLLNLISDEQAVLRKMGFCERFIGVAFGIMSNNWYSMLINGQPYGFFKSIRGVKQGDPLSPTLFILDAEALSRGLNALHLNLYFCGFGLPKWSPKINHLAYTDDTIIFSSSDATSLQLIMEVLSAYEVASR; from the exons ATGGTAACTGTTGAGCAGAATCAAGATTTTATGAAGCAACCTACAAAATATGAAGTCAAGAAGGCTATGTTTAGATTAAATGGTGTTAGTGCTAGAGGGCCAGATGGATTTACAGGGAAATGTTTCCATTGCTGCTGGGATATAATAGGGTATGATGTTTATAATATG GTATTCTCAAGGGTGATTGATGAAAGACTTGCTCCTCTTCTACTTAATCTAATCTCGGATGAACAAGCAG TGTTGAGAAAGATGGGTTTCTGTGAGAGGTTTATTGGTGTAGCGTTTGGCATTATGTCAAATAATTGGTACTCTATGTTGATTAATGGCCAGCCTTATGGATTTTTTAAATCCATTAGAGGAGTCAAGCAAGGGGATCCATTGTCACCTACattattcatattagatgctgaAGCTTTGTCCAGAGGTTTGAATGCTCTACATCTAAACTTATACTTTTGTGGATTTGGTTTGCCAAAATGGAGTCCAAAGATTAATCATCTAGCTTATACTGATGATACTATTATTTTCTCATCATCCGATGCCACTTCATTACAACTAATTATGGAGGTTTTGAGTGCGTATGAGGTGGCCTCACGGTAG